Proteins encoded in a region of the Perca fluviatilis chromosome 6, GENO_Pfluv_1.0, whole genome shotgun sequence genome:
- the zbtb26 gene encoding zinc finger and BTB domain-containing protein 26 isoform X2 encodes MAQNQVILQFRFATFGDSMLQKMNLLRHQRRFCDVTVRINQLEVPGHKVVFAAGSSFLRDQFILQQDSGEVQISMIQEAEVGRQLLLSCYTGQLEFPELELVHYLTVASFLQMGHIVEQCTQALSKFIKPQPARQLEVDVGIRREKKEEGLSSQAQREQECSQIRTVHQEGAEVVQVGDDNSGDNDDHEDDDDDDDVIIQPASPLPNLDKRPKQDMVESDITIIKVESVSDVAENSITGHFPASPPPALHSPEPQHSLINSTVDSRSSEMAAPPGATGYPLSPPPAYPPAEKHGVHQRNYDKPLQWYHQCPKCSRVFRQLENYANHLKMHKLFMCLLCGKTFTQKGNLHRHMRVHAGIKPFQCKICGKTFTQKCSLLDHLNLHSGDKPHRCNYCDMVFAHKPVLRKHLKQIHGKNSFDNANEGNLHDGGLDFDFGQI; translated from the coding sequence ATGGCCCAGAACCAGGTAATCCTGCAGTTCCGCTTCGCCACATTTGGGGACTCGATGCTGCAGAAGATGAACCTCCTACGACACCAGAGACGCTTCTGTGATGTCACTGTGCGCATCAACCAGCTGGAGGTCCCTGGTCACAAGGTAGTGTTTGCCGCTGGCTCGTCTTTCCTGAGGGACCAGTTCATCCTTCAGCAGGACTCCGGGGAGGTCCAGATCTCCATGATCCAGGAGGCGGAGGTGGGCCGGCAGCTCCTGCTGTCCTGCTACACAGGGCAGCTGGAGTTTCCGGAGCTGGAGCTGGTGCATTACCTGACAGTGGCCAGCTTCCTCCAAATGGGCCACATTGTGGAGCAGTGCACCCAAGCTCTCAGCAAGTTCATCAAACCTCAGCCTGCACGCCAGCTGGAGGTGGATGTGGGGATAAGGagggagaagaaggaggaggggtTATCGTCCCAGGCCCAGAGAGAGCAGGAGTGCTCTCAGATCCGGACTGTCCATCAAGAGGGGGCGGAGGTGGTGCAGGTTGGGGACGACAACAGTGGCGATAATGACGACCACGAGGATgacgatgacgatgatgatgtaATCATACAGCCTGCGTCCCCTCTTCCTAACTTAGACAAACGTCCAAAGCAGGACATGGTGGAGAGCGACATCACTATCATAAAAGTGGAGTCTGTGTCTGACGTAGCGGAAAACTCCATCACTGGTCACTTCCCCGCCAGCCCACCTCCTGCCCTCCACTCTCCTGAGCCCCAGCACTCCCTCATAAACTCCACCGTGGACAGCCGTAGCAGTGAGATGGCGGCTCCGCCCGGCGCGACCGGGTACCCGCTCAGTCCCCCTCCTGCGTACCCTCCTGCAGAGAAACACGGTGTGCACCAGAGGAACTACGACAAACCCCTCCAGTGGTACCACCAGTGTCCAAAGTGCTCGCGGGTCTTTCGCCAGCTGGAGAACTACGCCAACCACCTCAAGATGCACAAGCTGTTCATGTGCCTGCTGTGCGGCAAGACCTTCACGCAGAAGGGCAACCTGCACCGGCACATGCGGGTCCACGCCGGCATCAAGCCCTTCCAGTGTAAAATATGTGGGAAGACCTTCACGCAAAAGTGCTCTCTGCTGGATCACCTCAACCTGCACAGCGGGGACAAGCCACACCGCTGCAACTACTGCGACATGGTTTTCGCTCACAAGCCAGTTCTCCGCAAACACCTCAAACAGATCCACGGGAAGAACAGCTTTGACAACGCAAACGAAGGCAACCTGCACGATGGGGGGCTTGACTTTGATTTTGGGCAAATATGA
- the zbtb26 gene encoding zinc finger and BTB domain-containing protein 26 isoform X1 — MTSGNFRSSSRRRCVRTVRRHPFIWKFRCSAAAAGCLFTMAQNQVILQFRFATFGDSMLQKMNLLRHQRRFCDVTVRINQLEVPGHKVVFAAGSSFLRDQFILQQDSGEVQISMIQEAEVGRQLLLSCYTGQLEFPELELVHYLTVASFLQMGHIVEQCTQALSKFIKPQPARQLEVDVGIRREKKEEGLSSQAQREQECSQIRTVHQEGAEVVQVGDDNSGDNDDHEDDDDDDDVIIQPASPLPNLDKRPKQDMVESDITIIKVESVSDVAENSITGHFPASPPPALHSPEPQHSLINSTVDSRSSEMAAPPGATGYPLSPPPAYPPAEKHGVHQRNYDKPLQWYHQCPKCSRVFRQLENYANHLKMHKLFMCLLCGKTFTQKGNLHRHMRVHAGIKPFQCKICGKTFTQKCSLLDHLNLHSGDKPHRCNYCDMVFAHKPVLRKHLKQIHGKNSFDNANEGNLHDGGLDFDFGQI; from the exons atgacttccggtaactttagaagctcaagtcggcggcggtgtgtacgtacagttagaCGACATCCTTTTATTTGGAAATTCAG gtgcagtgctgctgctgctggctgtctGTTCACTATGGCCCAGAACCAGGTAATCCTGCAGTTCCGCTTCGCCACATTTGGGGACTCGATGCTGCAGAAGATGAACCTCCTACGACACCAGAGACGCTTCTGTGATGTCACTGTGCGCATCAACCAGCTGGAGGTCCCTGGTCACAAGGTAGTGTTTGCCGCTGGCTCGTCTTTCCTGAGGGACCAGTTCATCCTTCAGCAGGACTCCGGGGAGGTCCAGATCTCCATGATCCAGGAGGCGGAGGTGGGCCGGCAGCTCCTGCTGTCCTGCTACACAGGGCAGCTGGAGTTTCCGGAGCTGGAGCTGGTGCATTACCTGACAGTGGCCAGCTTCCTCCAAATGGGCCACATTGTGGAGCAGTGCACCCAAGCTCTCAGCAAGTTCATCAAACCTCAGCCTGCACGCCAGCTGGAGGTGGATGTGGGGATAAGGagggagaagaaggaggaggggtTATCGTCCCAGGCCCAGAGAGAGCAGGAGTGCTCTCAGATCCGGACTGTCCATCAAGAGGGGGCGGAGGTGGTGCAGGTTGGGGACGACAACAGTGGCGATAATGACGACCACGAGGATgacgatgacgatgatgatgtaATCATACAGCCTGCGTCCCCTCTTCCTAACTTAGACAAACGTCCAAAGCAGGACATGGTGGAGAGCGACATCACTATCATAAAAGTGGAGTCTGTGTCTGACGTAGCGGAAAACTCCATCACTGGTCACTTCCCCGCCAGCCCACCTCCTGCCCTCCACTCTCCTGAGCCCCAGCACTCCCTCATAAACTCCACCGTGGACAGCCGTAGCAGTGAGATGGCGGCTCCGCCCGGCGCGACCGGGTACCCGCTCAGTCCCCCTCCTGCGTACCCTCCTGCAGAGAAACACGGTGTGCACCAGAGGAACTACGACAAACCCCTCCAGTGGTACCACCAGTGTCCAAAGTGCTCGCGGGTCTTTCGCCAGCTGGAGAACTACGCCAACCACCTCAAGATGCACAAGCTGTTCATGTGCCTGCTGTGCGGCAAGACCTTCACGCAGAAGGGCAACCTGCACCGGCACATGCGGGTCCACGCCGGCATCAAGCCCTTCCAGTGTAAAATATGTGGGAAGACCTTCACGCAAAAGTGCTCTCTGCTGGATCACCTCAACCTGCACAGCGGGGACAAGCCACACCGCTGCAACTACTGCGACATGGTTTTCGCTCACAAGCCAGTTCTCCGCAAACACCTCAAACAGATCCACGGGAAGAACAGCTTTGACAACGCAAACGAAGGCAACCTGCACGATGGGGGGCTTGACTTTGATTTTGGGCAAATATGA